TTACTTCATCAATTATAAATGAGTTGCGATGTCCAAAATTAAAAACTCCATACCCTCCTAAACAATCTATATATGGCTTATTGTTTATATCGTATATGTATAATCCATCTGATTTATCTTCAACTTTTAAAATATTCATAAAATATAACAATTTAGGCAACGATGGGTTAATATATTTTTTATACTTCTCAACAATTTCATCACAAATAAAGTTATCCATATTAATTCCCCCATAAAATTCAATTAAACAGACTTATTTAAACTCATTCTGAATTGTCTTTATATTTATAACTATTTATAATAATTAGTTCATTGCTAATTTTCTGTACTGATTCCCAAGGAATTGATATTGCACGATTGCTTCCAATGAAATGCGATAATGCATTTCTATTGGGAATCAATATAGAATGAATACTTCCACTTGTATCATCAAATACCAATTCACATTCATCCAAAACTCCAATTTTTATCCCATCGTTAATATCGACAATTTCTTTTCCCCTAAGCTCACTTAATCTCATAACCTCACCCACCTTATTATTCTTTCAATAACCGGTTGAAATACTGCTAAAAGTATAGAAATTAGTGCAATGGGTTCGACCTCTATTGCAAAAATTATAATTTTATCAGGAATAACAATTTTTAAAAAAGAAATTAACAGCGTAATTGCCAAATAAATCCCGCCTGCTGTTCCTATTAAATCTTGTATTGCTAATGACAATGGAGATGATACAGGCTCAACTTCTACTTTTTTTCTATATTTGTAGCTACGCAACCAAATTCCATATATAAGTAAAAGGAATATCCCGCCAATACTCCACACGATAATACCTCCTCTATCTATATAAAATTATGAGCTAACTCGCAATTTATTCAAAAAAAAAAAAATAAGAATAACAGATGAAACTGTCATTCTTATTTATGCATGTTTAAATTTCCGTAGCCTGTACTCCTTGTGAGTCAATATCTAAAATAACATATTTTGCATCAACATCATTTGATCTAAAAGCACTTACCATCGCTTCGCCTATTTCATTCATTTTTTCAGTTGTAAATGCAATCAAGCAAGGACCTGCCCCACTTAAAGCAACACCTAATGCACCATTTTTTAAGGCTTTGTTAAATACTTCTTCCATTCCAGGGATCAAACCTAGGCGATATGGTTGATGTAATTTATCCCCTAGGGCATTTCTCAAGTGTTGATATTCGCCTTTACACAGCGCACCTACTAATAGCGCCGTACGACTAACATTAAAAACCGCATCTTGTAATGGAACCATATTAGGCAGGACTCTTCTTGCCATTTTAGTCGATAAATTAAAGCTAGGAATAGCTACGACTAATTTAATTCCTTTTGGTGGCATAAAAGATAAGCATTGTGCAATATGATCTTGATCAATACTTAACGTAATGCCACCAAAAATAGCTGGAGCAACATTGTCCGGGTGCCCTTCTATATCCGTTGCCATCTGAAATATCTCTTGCTTATTAAATGGACTGCCAATAACTACATTAGCCGCCATTAATCCAGATACAATAGCAGCCGCACTACTTCCTAATCCACGTGCTAGCGGAATTCCATTAGACATTTTGATTATTCCACCATTATATTTTTTTTCCGCTTTTCTTAATAAATATTGAATAGATTTCCAAACAACATTGCGTTCATCACACGGAATATTATTTTTACCTTCTCCATCAATTTCTATTGTTAATTTTCCACTGTTATTCAAGGTCAATTCTAATTCATTATAAATTGTACAAGCAATTCCTATAGAATCAAAGCCTGGCCCACAGTTTGCTGAAGTTCCTGGAACTTTAATTTTTACTGATTTCAGCATTTTTTCTCCCCCGTTATTGAAACCTATTTGCGCTGCGCCTCAACTCTTATAATATTACGAATCTCTGTAACATCTTTTAAATTTTTAATTATAGCCGAAGCCTTTGCAAGATGTTCTTGCGCTACTTCATGTGTAATTAATACAATTTCAGCACAACCGTTTACACGACGTTTTTGAATGACAGAATTTAAACTTACTTGATTATTTCCAAAGGCCCCTGCAATTGTTGCTAAAACCCCTGGTTCATCTTTTACTAATAAACGTACATAATAAGCAGAAATCGACTTTTCTACTGGGCAAATCATTTTATCTTCAAAACAAGTACAACTAATTTTCCCACTTGTTTTGTGAACAATATTGCGAGAAATATCAATAATATCAGCAACAACAGCACTAGCTGTTGGCCCTTCGCCAGCCCCACGCCCATAAAACATCGTCTCGCCTACAGCATTTCCTTTTACGAAAATTGCATTAAATACATCATTCACCGATGCTAATGGATGCGTATTCGGTACCAATGCAGGATGAACTCTAACATCGATGCCATACGCAGGTACATCTTTTGCAATTGCCAATAATTTTATTACATAACCAAGCTCACGTGCATATTCAATATCTTCTGGAGTAATCGCTGTAATTCCCTCCACATAAACATCATCTAAATGAACTCTAGTATTAAATGCGATAGAAGACAAAATCGCAATTTTCCTGGCAGCATCTAATCCACCAACATCAGCAATAGGATCAGATTCAGCATAACCTTTTGCTTGTGCTTCAGTAAGTACAGTATGATAATCCAATTTTTCATTTGTCATTTTAGTCAGCATATAGTTTGTCGTGCCATTGACAATCCCCATAACTTCAAGGATTTTATTTGCTGTTAAGCACTGCTTTAAAGGTGTTATAATTGGAATACCACCGCCAACACTAGCCTCAAACATGAAATCCACCTTATGCTTTTCTGCTGCCTCAAACATTAATTTTCCATACTTTGCAACGACATCTTTATTTGCTGTTACTACATGCTTTCCAGCTTCTAATGCCCGTAACATATATTCTTTCGCTGGATTCTCACCACCCATGACTTCGACTACAATATCAATACTATCATCATTTATAATTTCTTCAAAATCATCTATAATTGTACATGTAGAAGGAATTTTACGTTTTTTGTTTAAGTCACGCACTAGAACTTTTGTTATAGCAACTTCTCTACCAATTTTCTGTGTAATTTCATGAACATTTTCTAATAATACCTTAATAACACCCGTTCCAACTGTGCCAGAACCTAATAGTCCTATCTTAATCTTTTTATTCATACTTTTACCCTTTCCATCTTATCTAAGCTTGTCCTAATACTTCTAATCTTTTTACTCCCTCTACCATTCTTAGCTTATCTAACAAAGCCTCTAAATCTACTGCCAAATCTGCTGTTTCTATTGATACTGTCGCATTTGCAACCCCTTGTAGTGGAATTCCTTGATTAATAGTTAACACACTCCCTGAATCTGCAGATATTGTGTTCAATACTCTTGATAATACGCCTTGTTTATGGTCTAATAATAACGTTAAAGTAACTATTTTATCTCGGCTTGCCTCATAGAACGGAAATACAAAATCCTTATATTTATAATAAGCACTGCGACTTAATTCCATTTTTTCAACAGCTTCATTAATCGTTCTTGCTTCACCGCGTTTTAACATTTCCTTTACTCGAATTGTTTTTTTTATTGCTTCTGGCAAGATTTCCTCTCTTACCAAAAAGAATCCTGATTGTTGTTTATGCATGAAAGAACCTCCGTACTCTTGTAATGGATAATAATCTATATACAAAAGACATTATAACACTAATAGATTGATAATTACAAGAGTATATAAAAAAAGTCAGCTTGCTTTTACAAGACTGACTTTTTTTTTAAAAAATAATACAAATTAGACCGCCGCTTCCATCATTTACAATACGTGTTAGTGCATCTCTTAATTTATTTTGTGCATTTTCAGGCATACAAGATAATTTATTTTGAATTCCTTCACGAACTAAAGAATTTAACGACTTACCAAATAAATTTGTACGCCAAATTCTTTCTGGCTCTCCTTCAAATTCTTTCATCAGATATTGAATCAATTCTTCACTTTGTTTTTCAGTACCTAAAATAGGCGCAATTTCTGCCTGTACATCCGTTCTTATAATATGCAATGATGGCGCAGTAGCTTTTAATCTTACCCCAAACTTACTGCCCGTTCGAATAATTTCTGGTTCTTCCAGCACCATTTCATCCACCTGTGGTGCAACAACAGCATATCCTTTTTCTTTTACCATTTCTAACGCATCTGATAACTTATCATACTCGCGTTTTGCAACAGACAAGTCTTGCATAATTCTTAGCAAATGATGTTCACCACTAATTGTAAATCCTGTTAATTCTTCAATAACTTGATAGAATAAATCGCCACGTGTCATCACTTCAATTGTTGCTACTCCACATCCTAAATCCATATCCTGCAAAACTACTTCAGAAACAAATTCAGATTCATTCAGAGAATCTATAGCTGCATCAATATCACGCAATCTATGAATATCTTGTACCACACCTTCAACAATCCCAGTAAAATTTCGTTTTAGCCAATAATCTTCCATTAATTCATCAATCCATTTTGGCAATGAAACATTTACTTCTTTCACAGGGAATTCATATAAAACTTCTTGTAAAATTGCATAAATATCATCACTATTTAATTTTGCACAATCTACTGGAATCACTGGAACATTATATTTTTCCTCTAACGACAACACAAGTTCCTGTGTATCAGCCGCTAATGGCTTATTCGTGTTTATAATTACTAAAAAAGGTTTTTCTAGCTCTTTCAATTCATTAATTACACGTTCTTCTGCCGCAAGATATTGTTGCCTAGGTAAATCAGTTACTGTTCCATCTGTGCTTATCACCAAGCCAATCGTTGAATGCTCTGTTATTACTTTCTTCGTTCCAATTTCCGCAGCTTCTTGAAACGGAATTTCTTCCTCAAACCAAGGAGTTAATACCATCCTTGGTTCATCTTGTTCTGCATATCCTAAAGCTCCTTCTACAGTATATCCTACGCAATCAACCATGCGTACTCGGACCGAAACATTTTCTTTTATATTAATTTCTACTGCTTCATTTGGAATAAATTTAGGCTCTGTCGTCATAATAGTTTTTCCAGCTGCACTTTGTGGTAATTCATCTTTTGCTCTTTCTTGCTCATATGGATCAATAATATTAGGCAATATAAGTGTTTCCATAAATTTTTTAATAAAAGTTGATTTTCCTGTACGTACTGGACCTACTACCCCAATATAAATATCACCGCCAGTACGCTCAGCGATATCTCTAAACAAATCAAATTTCTCCATAAACAAAACCTCCCTAAAATTAATCAAATGAGCTATCGCCTAAAAATCCACTCCTTTCAAAAAATAAGTGCATTAATCACTAATAATATATGACACTACGTCCAATATATTACAAAATATTAAAGATAAAAAAACTGAATCCATATATGAATTCAGTTTTTTTATCTTTAATATTTTATTTATTCCCAGCCTTAATTTTTACTTCCGTCCCTTTCAATAAACGAATAATATTCGATTTATGCCGATATATAACAAATCCGGCTGCTAATGCGCTAAAAATTATGTACTCTATTTGACCAATCCAAAAATAAGCAAGAATAGGAACTAATCCTGCAGCAACAATTGAAGCTAAAGATACATACTTTGTAAAAACCACAATTAGAACCCAAACAATAAATATAGCCAATGTCACTATAGGCATCAATATCGCAATAACACCAAGTCCTGTTGCTACACCTTTCCCCCCAGAAAAACGTAAAAATAGCGACCAATTATGTCCGATAATTACTGCGATCCCACCAATAATCATCGCTATAGGTGTGTTTAAAAAATAAATTCCAAGCAAAACACCTAAAATACCTTTTACAAAATCAGCAGCAAAAATTATTATTGCAGGATATATTCCTAACGTTCGATATGCATTCGTTGCCCCAATATTTTTACTACCGAACTTTCTCAAGTCAGTGTTCCAAAAAAGCTTTCCAAGAATCAAACCGCTTGGAATTGAACCTATCAAATATGCAATCGGTGCAATAAGAAACATTTCCATACGTATCGTCCTTTATTCAAAATTAAACTTCCTCTTCTTTTCTTCCACGTACAATTAATTTTAATGGTGTTCCTTCAAAACCAAAACTTTCCCTTAACTTATTTTCTAAAAATCTTAAATAAGAAAAGTGCATGATTTCAGGTTCATTTACAAAGAAAATAAACGTAGGAGGCTTAATATCTGCCTGTGTTGTAAAATATATTTTTAATCTTTTCCCTTTATGCGATGGTGGCGGATTAATCGCCGTTGCGTCTGTAATCACTTGATTCAAAACACTTGTTTGAATACGCATCGCTTGTTGTTCTGCTACATATTTCACTAAATCAGTCACACGATGTACTCTTTGTTTAGTTAATGCAGAAGTATATAGAACTGGCGCATATTGCATAAAGCCTATCTCATCCCGCAAATCTTCCGTAAAACGTAACGAAGTTTTATCATCCTTTTCTACTAAATCCCATTTATTAACTACAATAACTATACCTTTTCCAGCCTCATGCGCATAACCAGCAATTTTTTTATCTTGCTCAGTTATCCCTTCATCAGCATTAATGACCATCAAAACAACATCAGAGCGATCTACTGCACGAAGTGAACGCATAACACTATATCGTTCTATCGGTAAATCAATTTTAGCCTTACGACGCATCCCAGCTGTATCAATTAAAATAAATTTCGTATCATCTTTGACAAAATGAGTGTCAATCGCATCTCGAGTTGTCCCTGGAATATTGCTCACGATGACACGCTCTTGCCCGAGTAAAGCATTTACAAGCGAAGATTTGCCTACATTAGGTCTTCCAATTACTGCAATGCTAATTTCATCAGCTTCCTTCTCATCCACTGCATCCTTTGGAAAATTTTCAACTACTTGATCTAATAAATCTCCTAAATTTAATGCATTAGATGCGGATATAGGAATGGGATCGCCCAATCCTAAATTATAAAATTCATAAATTTCATTTTCTTTATTTGGACTATCCACCTTATTTACAGCAAGCAAGATCGGTTTCTTACTTGTACGTAAAATATGTGCAACCTCCTCATCGGCTGCTGTCATCCCTGTCTTTGCATCTACAACAAATACAACAACGTCAGCTTCTTCAATTGCTAAATTCGCTTGATGACGCATAGACGTTAAGATATGATCTGTTGTTTCAAGCTCAATCCCACCAGTATCAATCATTGTAAACTCAGTATTTAACCATTCTGCATCTAAATAAATACGATCACGTGTAACTCCAGGTATGTCTTCAACAATAGATACCCTCTTTTTCCCAATTTGATTAAACAATGTAGATTTACCAACATTCGGTCGTCCTACAATTGCGACTATTGGTTTACTCATTCTCATCCCTCATCTTTATCAATTATTTTTTGTATATGCACAATTTCCCTGCCAAGTATAATTCATGTCTTCAGTTTCATTTTCTTCCTTAACATTATTCCACATTTTTAACAAACGATTTAAATCTACTGCATCATGTGCAATTTGAACTTTTGCCCCTAATTCTTTTTCAATATCACTAATATGATAATCATCCAAAAATATATTTTCTCCTTTTCGCAAAGAAACACCAGGAATAATGATTCCGTCACGCTTTCCAGATAGGAATTTTAATTGCTGGATAATATCTTGTCCTGTTAAAAGACCCGTAACAGTAATATTTTCACCAAAAAATTTATTTTCAATAGGAATAACTCTAATGAACAAATTTTTTATCTCTAACTCACGTAATAATATCGATAATATTTTTTCGGCGGATTTGCCACACACAATATCTAAGTATATCGGCTCTTCATACGCATTGCAATCCTTATCTTGGCAAGCATTCCATTCCTCAATAAAATCTCTCGTAAGTCCAATACCATTCTCAAGTTGCGGAAAATCATCATAATAATCAGCATCTGGAATATCTTGATTAGCTAAAAAATAAAATTCGTCTCCTAAGTAAACAAAATTTTTTCCAAACTTCTTCCGTGCAATCAGCTGCCATTTTTCAACTTGCTCAATTATCTTCCCTGCTTGCTCCATTGAAAAACCTGTTAACGAATAACAACTTTCCCGATACTTTGTTAAGCCTACAGGAACAATAGCCAAGGATAAAACATTTTCTCCCATGTTAATTAAATCATGAATGGTTTGATCTAATATCTCACCATCATTAATTCCCGGACACAAAACAATTTGGGTATGAATTTGAATATCATTTTTAACTAAGTACTCAAGCTGCTCTATGATATTCGCCGCTCGCTTATTATTAAGCATCCGAGCTCTTAATTGTCCATTTGTTGTATGAACAGAAATAAATAATGGAGAAAGATGCAATTGTTTAATTCTTTTTAAATCCATTTCGCGAATATTAGTTAACGTAACAAAATTTCCATATAGAAAAGACATTCTATAGTCATCGTCTTTAATCGACAAACTGTCTCGCATATTAGGAGCAATTTGATCAACAAAGCAAAACCAACATTTATTTCCACAGCGTCGAATATTATCAAAAACAGCACTTTCGAATTCTACGCCCAATTCTTCATCATATTCTTTATCAAATTCAATAAGTTCTTGCTCACCATTTGCTTTTTCAATCAAAAGCTCTATTTCTTCTTCCGCAAATGCAAAACTTAAATCTATAATATCCATTAACTCCTGTCCATTTACACTAAGAATCCTATCCCCAATTTCCAAACCCAATTCTTCAGCTAAACTCTCTTTATGTATTCCGGCAATAACACCGTAATGACTCATTTTTCCACCCCATACCTACTTCATAAAACTATGCTAGGAGTAAAATAACACTCCTAGCATAGAAAATTTATATTCTGCTATTTTTCCTTATCTTTATTATATTTCTTTCCCCAAAAGTTTGCAAATTCTTTTCTGCGAAAATTACTCAGTTTACCTTTAGCTTCTCTCATACTACCAGTACTTAAAAATAAG
This genomic interval from Selenobaculum gibii contains the following:
- a CDS encoding YlmC/YmxH family sporulation protein; its protein translation is MRLSELRGKEIVDINDGIKIGVLDECELVFDDTSGSIHSILIPNRNALSHFIGSNRAISIPWESVQKISNELIIINSYKYKDNSE
- the thrB gene encoding homoserine kinase → MLKSVKIKVPGTSANCGPGFDSIGIACTIYNELELTLNNSGKLTIEIDGEGKNNIPCDERNVVWKSIQYLLRKAEKKYNGGIIKMSNGIPLARGLGSSAAAIVSGLMAANVVIGSPFNKQEIFQMATDIEGHPDNVAPAIFGGITLSIDQDHIAQCLSFMPPKGIKLVVAIPSFNLSTKMARRVLPNMVPLQDAVFNVSRTALLVGALCKGEYQHLRNALGDKLHQPYRLGLIPGMEEVFNKALKNGALGVALSGAGPCLIAFTTEKMNEIGEAMVSAFRSNDVDAKYVILDIDSQGVQATEI
- a CDS encoding homoserine dehydrogenase, with the protein product MNKKIKIGLLGSGTVGTGVIKVLLENVHEITQKIGREVAITKVLVRDLNKKRKIPSTCTIIDDFEEIINDDSIDIVVEVMGGENPAKEYMLRALEAGKHVVTANKDVVAKYGKLMFEAAEKHKVDFMFEASVGGGIPIITPLKQCLTANKILEVMGIVNGTTNYMLTKMTNEKLDYHTVLTEAQAKGYAESDPIADVGGLDAARKIAILSSIAFNTRVHLDDVYVEGITAITPEDIEYARELGYVIKLLAIAKDVPAYGIDVRVHPALVPNTHPLASVNDVFNAIFVKGNAVGETMFYGRGAGEGPTASAVVADIIDISRNIVHKTSGKISCTCFEDKMICPVEKSISAYYVRLLVKDEPGVLATIAGAFGNNQVSLNSVIQKRRVNGCAEIVLITHEVAQEHLAKASAIIKNLKDVTEIRNIIRVEAQRK
- a CDS encoding ACT domain-containing protein, giving the protein MHKQQSGFFLVREEILPEAIKKTIRVKEMLKRGEARTINEAVEKMELSRSAYYKYKDFVFPFYEASRDKIVTLTLLLDHKQGVLSRVLNTISADSGSVLTINQGIPLQGVANATVSIETADLAVDLEALLDKLRMVEGVKRLEVLGQA
- the spoIVA gene encoding stage IV sporulation protein A, which produces MEKFDLFRDIAERTGGDIYIGVVGPVRTGKSTFIKKFMETLILPNIIDPYEQERAKDELPQSAAGKTIMTTEPKFIPNEAVEINIKENVSVRVRMVDCVGYTVEGALGYAEQDEPRMVLTPWFEEEIPFQEAAEIGTKKVITEHSTIGLVISTDGTVTDLPRQQYLAAEERVINELKELEKPFLVIINTNKPLAADTQELVLSLEEKYNVPVIPVDCAKLNSDDIYAILQEVLYEFPVKEVNVSLPKWIDELMEDYWLKRNFTGIVEGVVQDIHRLRDIDAAIDSLNESEFVSEVVLQDMDLGCGVATIEVMTRGDLFYQVIEELTGFTISGEHHLLRIMQDLSVAKREYDKLSDALEMVKEKGYAVVAPQVDEMVLEEPEIIRTGSKFGVRLKATAPSLHIIRTDVQAEIAPILGTEKQSEELIQYLMKEFEGEPERIWRTNLFGKSLNSLVREGIQNKLSCMPENAQNKLRDALTRIVNDGSGGLICIIF
- the plsY gene encoding glycerol-3-phosphate 1-O-acyltransferase PlsY → MEMFLIAPIAYLIGSIPSGLILGKLFWNTDLRKFGSKNIGATNAYRTLGIYPAIIIFAADFVKGILGVLLGIYFLNTPIAMIIGGIAVIIGHNWSLFLRFSGGKGVATGLGVIAILMPIVTLAIFIVWVLIVVFTKYVSLASIVAAGLVPILAYFWIGQIEYIIFSALAAGFVIYRHKSNIIRLLKGTEVKIKAGNK
- the der gene encoding ribosome biogenesis GTPase Der, with product MSKPIVAIVGRPNVGKSTLFNQIGKKRVSIVEDIPGVTRDRIYLDAEWLNTEFTMIDTGGIELETTDHILTSMRHQANLAIEEADVVVFVVDAKTGMTAADEEVAHILRTSKKPILLAVNKVDSPNKENEIYEFYNLGLGDPIPISASNALNLGDLLDQVVENFPKDAVDEKEADEISIAVIGRPNVGKSSLVNALLGQERVIVSNIPGTTRDAIDTHFVKDDTKFILIDTAGMRRKAKIDLPIERYSVMRSLRAVDRSDVVLMVINADEGITEQDKKIAGYAHEAGKGIVIVVNKWDLVEKDDKTSLRFTEDLRDEIGFMQYAPVLYTSALTKQRVHRVTDLVKYVAEQQAMRIQTSVLNQVITDATAINPPPSHKGKRLKIYFTTQADIKPPTFIFFVNEPEIMHFSYLRFLENKLRESFGFEGTPLKLIVRGRKEEEV
- a CDS encoding DUF512 domain-containing protein, whose amino-acid sequence is MSHYGVIAGIHKESLAEELGLEIGDRILSVNGQELMDIIDLSFAFAEEEIELLIEKANGEQELIEFDKEYDEELGVEFESAVFDNIRRCGNKCWFCFVDQIAPNMRDSLSIKDDDYRMSFLYGNFVTLTNIREMDLKRIKQLHLSPLFISVHTTNGQLRARMLNNKRAANIIEQLEYLVKNDIQIHTQIVLCPGINDGEILDQTIHDLINMGENVLSLAIVPVGLTKYRESCYSLTGFSMEQAGKIIEQVEKWQLIARKKFGKNFVYLGDEFYFLANQDIPDADYYDDFPQLENGIGLTRDFIEEWNACQDKDCNAYEEPIYLDIVCGKSAEKILSILLRELEIKNLFIRVIPIENKFFGENITVTGLLTGQDIIQQLKFLSGKRDGIIIPGVSLRKGENIFLDDYHISDIEKELGAKVQIAHDAVDLNRLLKMWNNVKEENETEDMNYTWQGNCAYTKNN